In a single window of the Agrobacterium fabrum str. C58 genome:
- a CDS encoding VOC family protein, whose amino-acid sequence MSPNHVDHLVLPVAQIDIATARLANLGFTVAPLAVHPFGTANACVFLADGTYLEPLAVNDPAKYGESANRGDVFTGRDRAFRESCGPEGFSALVARSGDAFVDHERFVAAGLSAGDLFEFSRPVQMPDGSRSEAAFRLAFAASGAAADFFLFGCQRLKALPGDRTELERHANAVTGLFEIVLFSGGDAKAARLIETVFGCKSAMSPGGDMVFATGNARIRLTEKPAVADLDLNTSNRGDGGLRGAGIVFSVTDLAVTAAVLAANGVSSMEAGGRLVVPAAPGQGVAFAFEEI is encoded by the coding sequence TTGAGTCCTAACCACGTAGATCATCTCGTATTGCCGGTTGCACAGATCGACATCGCCACCGCGCGGCTTGCAAATCTCGGCTTCACCGTTGCGCCTTTGGCGGTTCATCCCTTCGGCACGGCGAATGCCTGTGTGTTCCTTGCCGATGGCACCTATCTGGAGCCTCTCGCAGTTAATGACCCGGCTAAATATGGTGAGTCCGCTAACAGAGGTGACGTATTCACCGGCAGGGACCGAGCCTTTCGCGAAAGCTGTGGTCCGGAAGGTTTCTCGGCTCTCGTTGCCAGGAGTGGGGATGCTTTCGTTGATCACGAACGGTTCGTCGCGGCGGGCCTGTCCGCCGGTGATCTTTTTGAGTTTTCGCGGCCGGTGCAGATGCCGGATGGTTCCCGCAGCGAAGCGGCATTCCGGCTGGCTTTTGCGGCAAGCGGGGCGGCGGCGGATTTTTTCCTGTTCGGCTGCCAGCGGCTGAAGGCCTTGCCGGGAGACCGCACTGAGCTGGAGCGGCATGCCAACGCTGTCACAGGGCTCTTCGAAATCGTCCTGTTTTCCGGCGGAGATGCGAAGGCGGCTCGCCTGATCGAAACGGTCTTTGGCTGTAAATCCGCGATGTCCCCGGGCGGAGATATGGTTTTCGCAACCGGCAATGCCAGGATCAGATTGACCGAAAAGCCGGCCGTCGCCGACCTTGACCTGAATACTTCAAATCGGGGTGATGGTGGGCTGCGCGGCGCAGGCATCGTCTTCTCCGTCACCGATCTTGCCGTGACAGCGGCAGTACTTGCTGCTAATGGCGTCTCCAGCATGGAAGCGGGCGGCCGGCTGGTGGTGCCCGCAGCACCCGGTCAGGGCGTCGCCTTCGCCTTCGAGGAAATATGA
- the kdsA gene encoding 3-deoxy-8-phosphooctulonate synthase: protein MSVTNNLKVTAGDGASKVSFCNTERFSLIAGPCQMESRDHAFMIAGVLKELCDSLGIGLVYKSSFDKANRTSLSGKRGIGLDSAMEIFADLKKEFGFPVLSDIHTEEQCAIVSEVVDVLQIPAFLSRQTDLLVAAAKTGRVINVKKGQFLAPWDMKNVLAKLNESGNPNVLLCERGASFGYNTLVSDMRSLPIMASLGAPVIFDATHSVQQPGGQGGSTGGQREFVETLARAAVAVGVAGLFIETHEDPDNAPSDGPNMVHLKDMPKLLEKLLAFDAITKA, encoded by the coding sequence ATGAGCGTTACGAACAATCTCAAAGTCACCGCCGGCGATGGTGCCAGCAAGGTCTCCTTCTGCAATACCGAGCGTTTTTCGCTGATTGCCGGCCCCTGCCAGATGGAAAGCCGCGACCATGCCTTCATGATTGCCGGCGTGCTCAAGGAACTGTGCGATAGTCTGGGCATCGGCCTCGTTTACAAATCCTCCTTCGACAAGGCCAACCGCACCTCGCTTTCCGGCAAGCGTGGCATCGGTCTTGACAGCGCGATGGAGATTTTCGCTGATCTCAAGAAGGAATTCGGCTTTCCGGTTCTGAGCGATATTCACACCGAGGAACAATGCGCCATCGTGTCCGAAGTGGTGGATGTGCTGCAGATCCCGGCCTTCCTCAGCCGGCAGACCGATCTTCTCGTTGCCGCCGCCAAAACCGGCCGCGTCATCAACGTCAAAAAAGGCCAGTTCCTGGCGCCCTGGGACATGAAGAACGTGCTGGCCAAGCTGAATGAAAGCGGCAACCCGAATGTGCTGCTGTGCGAACGCGGCGCGTCGTTCGGTTACAATACGCTCGTCTCCGACATGCGTTCGCTACCGATCATGGCTTCACTCGGTGCGCCCGTCATTTTCGACGCCACCCATTCGGTGCAGCAGCCGGGCGGGCAGGGCGGTTCCACCGGCGGCCAGCGCGAATTCGTCGAGACTTTGGCGCGGGCGGCGGTGGCCGTCGGCGTAGCCGGTCTCTTCATCGAGACCCACGAGGACCCGGACAATGCGCCTTCCGATGGCCCCAACATGGTCCACCTGAAAGACATGCCGAAACTGTTGGAAAAGCTTCTGGCCTTCGACGCCATCACCAAAGCCTGA
- a CDS encoding FtsB family cell division protein: MWTRHHKKRRFGRLIVPAITIAFLSYFGYHSIHGDFGLQATERLERQRLTRTAELAKLTQARVALERQVELLSDGSLERDMIDEISRYQLNMSRTDEIVIMNTYF, encoded by the coding sequence ATGTGGACCAGACATCATAAAAAAAGACGATTCGGCCGTTTGATCGTTCCGGCCATCACGATCGCTTTTCTTTCCTATTTCGGGTATCATTCCATCCATGGCGACTTCGGCCTGCAGGCGACGGAGCGGTTGGAGCGGCAGCGTTTGACCAGAACGGCTGAGCTTGCAAAGCTGACGCAGGCGCGCGTGGCGCTGGAGCGGCAGGTGGAATTGCTGAGCGACGGTTCGCTTGAACGCGACATGATCGACGAGATTTCCCGTTACCAGCTGAATATGTCCCGCACCGACGAAATCGTCATCATGAACACATATTTCTAA
- a CDS encoding pyruvate dehydrogenase complex E1 component subunit beta: MPVEILMPALSPTMEEGTLSKWLKKEGDKVTSGDVIAEIETDKATMEVEAVDEGVIGKLLIDAGTEGVKVNTPIAVLIQEGESADDISSSAKKEEPKAEAANSGSDAAGGKTREAAEEPSAAKEAAKVPAAPKIEVAADPDIPEGTEMVMTTVREALRDAMAEEMRADEKVFVMGEEVAEYQGAYKITQGLLQEFGERRVIDTPITEHGFAGIGVGAAMTGLKPIVEFMTFNFAMQAIDQIVNSAAKTLYMSGGQMGAPMVFRGPSGAAARVGAQHSQCYAAWYSHIPGLKVVMPYTAADAKGLLKAAIRDPNPVIFLENEILYGQSFEVPKLDDFVLPIGKARIHRKGKDATIVSFGIGMTYAIKAVAELEKLGIDVELIDLRTIRPMDLPTVIESVKKTGRLVTVEEGFPQSSVGDFIANQVMRAAFDYLDAPILTIAGKDVPMPYAANLEKLALPNVDEVVQAVKTVCYK, translated from the coding sequence ATGCCTGTAGAAATTCTTATGCCCGCCCTTTCCCCGACCATGGAGGAAGGCACGCTTTCCAAATGGCTTAAAAAGGAAGGCGACAAGGTCACCTCCGGCGACGTGATTGCCGAGATCGAGACCGACAAGGCGACCATGGAAGTGGAAGCCGTGGACGAGGGCGTGATCGGCAAGCTGCTGATCGACGCCGGCACCGAAGGCGTCAAGGTCAATACGCCGATCGCCGTTCTGATCCAGGAAGGCGAAAGCGCCGACGACATCTCTTCCTCTGCCAAGAAGGAAGAACCGAAGGCAGAAGCTGCAAATTCCGGTTCGGACGCCGCCGGCGGCAAGACCCGCGAAGCGGCCGAAGAGCCGAGCGCTGCCAAGGAAGCCGCTAAGGTTCCGGCAGCACCCAAGATCGAAGTTGCTGCCGATCCCGATATTCCTGAAGGCACGGAAATGGTGATGACGACGGTGCGTGAAGCGCTGCGTGACGCCATGGCCGAAGAAATGCGCGCCGACGAAAAAGTCTTCGTCATGGGTGAAGAAGTCGCCGAATATCAGGGCGCCTACAAGATCACCCAAGGCCTGTTGCAGGAGTTCGGCGAGCGCCGCGTCATCGATACCCCGATCACCGAGCACGGTTTTGCCGGTATCGGCGTCGGCGCTGCGATGACGGGCCTCAAGCCCATCGTCGAATTCATGACCTTCAATTTCGCCATGCAGGCGATTGACCAGATCGTCAACTCGGCGGCAAAGACGCTTTACATGTCGGGTGGCCAGATGGGTGCACCGATGGTGTTCCGTGGTCCCTCGGGTGCTGCTGCCCGCGTTGGCGCGCAGCATTCGCAATGTTACGCCGCATGGTACAGCCATATTCCGGGCCTCAAGGTGGTCATGCCTTACACGGCAGCCGACGCGAAGGGTCTCTTGAAGGCGGCTATCCGCGATCCGAACCCCGTCATCTTCCTTGAGAATGAAATTCTCTATGGCCAGAGCTTCGAAGTGCCGAAGCTCGATGATTTCGTGCTGCCGATCGGCAAGGCGCGCATTCACCGCAAGGGCAAGGATGCGACCATCGTTTCCTTCGGTATCGGCATGACCTATGCGATCAAGGCGGTTGCGGAACTCGAGAAGCTCGGCATCGACGTCGAACTGATCGATCTGCGCACCATCCGTCCGATGGACCTGCCCACCGTCATCGAATCGGTCAAGAAGACCGGCCGTCTGGTGACCGTCGAGGAAGGTTTCCCGCAGTCATCGGTCGGTGACTTCATCGCCAACCAGGTCATGCGCGCCGCCTTCGACTATCTCGATGCGCCGATCCTCACGATTGCCGGCAAGGACGTTCCGATGCCTTACGCGGCAAACCTCGAAAAGTTGGCTCTGCCGAATGTTGACGAAGTCGTTCAGGCTGTCAAAACCGTCTGCTACAAGTAA
- the pdhA gene encoding pyruvate dehydrogenase (acetyl-transferring) E1 component subunit alpha, with protein MAPRKPATVSGRKTTAKAATEFTGKNSPDFSKDEELHAYREMLLIRRFEEKAGQLYGMGFIGGFCHLYIGQEAVVVGMQMSQKEGDQVITAYRDHGHMLALGMSARGVMAELTGRKGGLSKGKGGSMHMFSKEKHFYGGHGIVGAQVSLGTGLAFANRYRGNDNVSVTYFGDGAANQGQVYESFNMAALWKLPIIYIVENNRYAMGTSTARATAQSNYSLRGQSFGIPGVQVDGMDVRAVKAAADQALEHCRSGKGPIILEMLTYRYRGHSMSDPAKYRSKDEVQKMRSEHDPIEQVKARLLDHGWASEDELKAIDKDVRDIVADSADFAQNDPEPDVSELYTDILL; from the coding sequence ATGGCGCCGCGAAAACCAGCGACCGTATCCGGCCGCAAGACAACGGCAAAGGCTGCAACCGAATTCACCGGTAAGAACAGCCCGGACTTTTCGAAGGACGAAGAGCTTCACGCCTATCGTGAAATGCTTTTGATCCGCCGTTTCGAGGAAAAGGCAGGCCAGCTTTACGGTATGGGCTTTATAGGTGGTTTCTGTCACCTCTACATCGGCCAGGAAGCCGTTGTTGTCGGCATGCAGATGTCACAGAAGGAAGGCGATCAGGTCATCACCGCTTACCGTGACCATGGCCACATGCTTGCTTTGGGCATGAGCGCGCGTGGCGTCATGGCCGAGTTGACCGGTCGCAAGGGCGGCCTGTCGAAAGGCAAGGGCGGCTCCATGCACATGTTCTCCAAGGAGAAGCATTTTTACGGCGGCCACGGCATCGTTGGTGCGCAGGTTTCGCTTGGAACCGGTCTCGCCTTCGCCAACCGCTATCGCGGCAATGACAATGTCTCCGTGACCTATTTTGGTGACGGCGCCGCCAACCAGGGCCAGGTCTACGAGAGCTTCAACATGGCTGCTCTCTGGAAGTTGCCGATCATCTATATCGTCGAGAATAACCGTTACGCCATGGGCACCTCGACCGCCCGCGCCACCGCCCAGTCGAACTACTCGCTGCGCGGCCAGTCCTTCGGCATCCCCGGCGTTCAGGTGGATGGCATGGATGTGCGCGCCGTGAAGGCTGCCGCTGACCAGGCGCTGGAGCATTGCCGTTCCGGCAAGGGCCCGATCATTCTGGAAATGCTGACCTACCGTTACCGTGGCCACTCCATGTCGGACCCGGCGAAATACCGCTCCAAGGATGAAGTGCAGAAGATGCGCTCCGAACATGACCCGATCGAACAGGTCAAGGCACGGCTTCTGGACCATGGTTGGGCAAGCGAAGACGAATTGAAGGCCATCGACAAGGATGTCCGTGATATCGTCGCCGACAGCGCCGACTTCGCCCAGAACGACCCCGAGCCGGATGTATCCGAGCTCTACACCGACATTCTGCTCTGA
- the eno gene encoding phosphopyruvate hydratase produces the protein MTAITDIIAREILDSRGNPTVEVDVYLEDGSMGRAAVPSGASTGAHEAVELRDGGKRYLGKGVEKAVEAVNTEIFDAIGGFDAENQIQIDQMMIALDGTPNKSRLGANAILGVSLAIAKAAAEASGLPLYRYVGGPNAHLLPVPMMNIINGGAHADNPIDFQEFMILPVGAENIREAVRMGSEVFHTLKKELSAQGHNTNVGDEGGFAPGLESAPAALDFIMKSIEKAGYRPGEDMYVGLDCASTEFFKDGKYVLEGEGRTLEPGAMAEYLAELVNKYPIISVEDGMAEDDWEGWKTLTDLVGNKCQLVGDDLFVTNSARLRDGIKMGVANSILVKVNQIGSLSETLDAVETAHKAGYTAVMSHRSGETEDSTIADLAVATNCGQIKTGSLARSDRLAKYNQLIRIEEMLGPQAAYAGRSILRG, from the coding sequence ATGACTGCCATTACCGATATCATCGCGCGCGAAATTCTCGACAGCCGCGGCAATCCGACCGTTGAAGTCGATGTTTACCTCGAAGACGGCTCCATGGGCCGTGCGGCCGTTCCGTCCGGCGCCTCCACTGGCGCGCATGAGGCGGTTGAGCTGCGCGATGGCGGCAAGCGTTATCTCGGCAAGGGCGTGGAAAAGGCGGTCGAAGCCGTCAATACCGAAATCTTCGACGCCATCGGCGGTTTCGACGCTGAAAACCAGATCCAGATCGATCAGATGATGATCGCGCTTGACGGCACGCCGAACAAGTCGCGCCTCGGCGCCAACGCCATCCTCGGCGTCTCGCTTGCCATCGCCAAGGCTGCGGCTGAAGCCTCCGGCCTGCCGCTTTACCGTTATGTTGGCGGTCCGAACGCCCATCTGCTTCCGGTTCCGATGATGAACATCATCAACGGCGGCGCGCATGCCGATAACCCCATCGACTTCCAGGAATTCATGATCCTGCCGGTTGGCGCGGAAAACATCCGCGAAGCCGTGCGTATGGGTTCGGAAGTGTTCCACACGCTGAAAAAAGAACTGTCCGCACAGGGCCACAACACCAATGTCGGTGATGAGGGCGGTTTTGCACCGGGCCTCGAGAGCGCGCCGGCAGCCCTCGATTTCATCATGAAGTCGATCGAAAAGGCTGGCTACCGTCCGGGCGAAGACATGTATGTCGGCCTCGACTGCGCATCGACCGAGTTCTTTAAGGACGGTAAGTACGTTCTGGAAGGTGAAGGCCGCACGCTGGAGCCCGGCGCCATGGCCGAATATCTGGCCGAGCTTGTCAATAAATACCCGATCATCTCGGTTGAAGACGGCATGGCCGAAGATGACTGGGAAGGCTGGAAGACGCTGACTGATCTCGTCGGCAACAAATGCCAGCTCGTCGGCGACGATCTCTTCGTCACCAACTCCGCGCGTCTTCGCGACGGCATCAAGATGGGCGTCGCCAACTCCATTCTCGTCAAGGTTAACCAGATCGGTTCGCTTTCCGAGACGCTGGATGCAGTCGAAACGGCACACAAGGCCGGTTACACCGCCGTCATGTCGCACCGCTCTGGCGAGACGGAAGATTCTACCATCGCCGATCTCGCTGTCGCCACCAACTGCGGTCAGATCAAGACCGGTTCGCTTGCCCGTTCTGACCGGCTCGCAAAGTACAACCAGCTGATCCGCATTGAGGAAATGCTGGGTCCGCAGGCTGCCTACGCCGGCCGTTCGATCCTGCGCGGGTAA